A single genomic interval of Anopheles marshallii chromosome 2, idAnoMarsDA_429_01, whole genome shotgun sequence harbors:
- the LOC128709649 gene encoding endoplasmin — MKYLLLLVLGVFLVSGIHHVRAEADDDDDTLPRVDNNLGASKEGSRTDAEAVKREEEAIKLDGLNVAQMKELREKSEKFTFQAEVNRMMKLIINSLYRNKEIFLRELISNASDALDKIRLLSLTDPSVLDTNRNLEVKIKADKEGKVLHIIDTGIGMTKQDLVNNLGTIAKSGTADFLSKMQEKDKADGQDVNDMIGQFGVGFYSAFLVADRVVVTTKHNDDKQYIWESDAASFSIVEDPRGNTLERGSQVSLHLKEEALDFLEDDTVKQLIKKYSQFINFPIYMWTSKEVEEEVAVEEEASEKPADTKEDSTDEEEDVKVEEEETTDSDKPKTKKVKKTVWNWEIMNDSKPIWTRKVSEVTDDEYTEFYKSLTKDTSEPLTQTHFIAEGEVTFKSLLFVPKVQPSESFNKYGTKADNIKLYVRRVFITDEFNDMMPNYLNFIRGVVDSDDLPLNVSRETLQQHKLIKVIKKKLVRKALDMIKKIDKEQYDKFWKEYSTNIKLGIMEDPSNRSRLAKLLRFQSSSTKNKEFTSLSDYVGRMKPKQDNIYFIAGPSRAEIEKSPFVERLLSRGYEVLFLVEAVDEYSISALPEFDGKRFQNVAKEGFTLNESEESKARFEELKTEYEPLLKWLNDVALKDKIAKAQLSERLANSPCALVASMFGWTGNMERLALANAHQKTDDAQRHYYLNQKKTLEINPRHPLMRELLRRVEVDTDDLVAKDMAVLMFNTATLRSGFQLPETADFADSIERMMRQTLGVSLDEQPEQEVFVDEPAGDDAAGADEEEESIDADGEHDEL, encoded by the exons ATGAAGTACTTGCTACTTCTAGTACTGGGTGTTTTCCTGGTTTCAG GAATTCACCACGTACGTGCGGAagccgatgacgatgacgacacACTGCCACGGGTGGACAATAATCTCGGTGCCTCGAAGGAAGGCTCACGAACCGATGCGGAGGCGGTCAAGCGTGAAGAGGAGGCTATCAAACTGGACGGGCTCAACGTGGCCCAGATGAAGGAACTGCGGGAAAAGTCGGAAAAGTTTACCTTCCAGGCGGAGGTGAACCGGATGATGAAGCTGATCATTAACTCGCTGTACCGCAATAAGGAAATTTTCCTGCGCGAGTTGATCTCGAACGCATCGGATGCACTGGACAAGATCCGTCTGCTCTCGCTAACCGATCCGTCCGTGCTGGACACTAATCGCAATCTGGAGGTAAAAATCAAGGCGGACAAGGAAGGCAAGGTGCTGCACATCATCGATACCGGTATCGGTATGACGAAGCAGGATCTGGTGAACAATTTGGGTACGATCGCGAAGTCTGGTACTGCCGATTTCCTATCAAAGATGCAGGAGAAGGACAAGGCCGACGGGCAGGATGTAAACGATATGATCGGTCAGTTCGGTGTGGGTTTCTACTCGGCGTTCCTCGTGGCCGACCGGGTCGTCGTGACGACGAAGCACAACGACGACAAACAGTACATCTGGGAGTCGGATGCGGCCAGCTTCAGCATTGTGGAAGATCCGCGCGGTAACACCCTGGAGCGTGGTTCCCAGGTCTCGTTGCATCTGAAGGAGGAAGCTCTCGACTTCCTGGAGGACGATACGGTCAAGCAGCTGATCAAGAAGTACTCGCAGTTCATCAACTTCCCGATCTACATGTGGACGAGCAAggaggtggaggaggaggtaGCCGTCGAGGAGGAAGCCAGCGAAAAGCCAGCTGACACGAAGGAAGACAGCACggacgaggaggaggacgtGAAGGTCGAGGAGGAAGAGACGACCGACAGTGACAAACCGAAGACgaagaaggtgaagaaaacgGTCTGGAACTGGGAGATCATGAACGACAGCAAACCCATCTGGACGCGCAAGGTGAGCGAAGTGACGGATGACGAGTACACCGAGTTCTACAAGAGCCTCACTAAGGACACGTCGGAACCGCTCACACAAACGCACTTCATCGCGGAAGGAGAGGTCACGTTCAAGTCGCTACTGTTCGTCCCGAAGGTGCAACCGTCGGAAAGCTTCAACAAGTACGGCACGAAGGCGGACAACATCAAGCTGTACGTGCGTCGGGTGTTCATTACGGACGAGTTTAACGACATGATGCCGAACTATCTGAACTTTATCCGTGGTGTAGTCGATTCGGACGATCTACCACTGAATGTGTCGCGTGAAACGCTCCAGCAGCACAAACTGATCAAGGTGATCAAGAAGAAGCTCGTCCGCAAGGCGCTCGACATGATCAAGAAGATCGACAAGGAGCAGTACGACAAGTTCTGGAAGGAGTACTCCACCAACATTAAGCTGGGCATCATGGAGGATCCGAGCAATCGGTCCCGGTTGGCCAAGCTGCTCCGGTTCCAGTCGTCCTCGACGAAGAACAAGGAGTTCACTAGCCTGTCGGACTATGTGGGCCGCATGAAGCCCAAACAGGACAACATCTACTTCATTGCCGGTCCGAGCCGTGCCGAGATTGAAAAGTCCCCGTTCGTTGAGCGTTTGCTATCGCGCGGATACGAAGTGCTCTTCCTGGTGGAGGCCGTCGATGAGTACAGTATTTCGGCGCTTCCCGAGTTTGACGGCAAGCGGTTCCAGAACGTCGCCAAGGAGGGTTTCACGCTGAACGAATCGGAAGAATCGAAGGCACGGTTCGAAGAGTTGAAGACAGAGTACGAGCCATTGCTGAAGTGGTTGAACGATGTCGCGCTGAAGGACAAGATTGCCAAAGCCCAGCTGTCCGAACGACTCGCCAACTCACCATGCGCACTGGTCGCATCGATGTTTGGCTGGACCGGCAACATGGAACGATTAGCACTGGCCAATGCGCACCAGAAAACGGACGACGCTCAGCGGCACTACTACCTGAATCAGAAGAAAACGCTCGAAATCAATCCGCGTCATCCGCTGATGCGTGAACTGTTGCGCCGCGTCGAAGTGGACACGGACGATCTCGTCGCGAAGGATATGGCAGTGCTGATGTTCAACACGGCCACACTACGATCGGGCTTCCAGCTGCCGGAAACGGCCGACTTTGCCGACAGCATCGAGCGCATGATGCGCCAAACGTTGGGTGTATCGCTGGACGAACAACCCGAGCAGGAAGTGTTCGTGGACGAACCGGCCGGGGACGATGCGGCCGGTGcggatgaagaagaagagtCCATCGATGCCGATGGCGAACATGACGAGCTGTAA